The following are encoded together in the Xanthobacter autotrophicus Py2 genome:
- a CDS encoding conserved hypothetical protein (KEGG: rru:Rru_A2585 hypothetical protein), with product MLIVEDGTGIAGAESYATVADTDAYWAAQPQDALAAAWAAATEASKEGALRAASAYLDAIYGASYRGIRKGWEQGLEWPRTGGLDAAGDPLAVLGPGNVPLPALPPMLKRGAAELAPRALSGPLAQDADRGGRVKREKIEGAVEVEYFDGAPAETSYGVVAGILGPILDGSQGGQATWYWA from the coding sequence ATGCTGATCGTCGAAGACGGCACGGGCATCGCTGGCGCGGAGAGCTATGCCACAGTGGCCGACACCGATGCGTATTGGGCCGCACAGCCGCAGGATGCGCTGGCGGCGGCTTGGGCGGCGGCAACCGAGGCCAGCAAGGAAGGCGCGCTCCGCGCCGCGTCGGCATATCTGGACGCGATTTACGGGGCATCCTACCGGGGCATCCGGAAGGGCTGGGAGCAGGGGCTCGAATGGCCCCGCACCGGAGGGCTGGATGCCGCCGGCGACCCGCTCGCCGTCTTGGGGCCGGGGAACGTGCCGCTCCCCGCCCTGCCGCCGATGCTGAAGAGGGGCGCGGCGGAACTGGCGCCGCGGGCACTCTCGGGCCCCTTGGCACAGGACGCCGACCGCGGCGGCCGCGTGAAGCGGGAGAAGATCGAAGGCGCGGTCGAGGTCGAATATTTCGACGGTGCCCCGGCCGAAACGAGCTATGGCGTCGTCGCCGGGATTCTCGGCCCGATCCTCGATGGTTCGCAGGGCGGCCAGGCGACCTGGTACTGGGCATGA
- a CDS encoding conserved hypothetical protein (KEGG: mes:Meso_1221 hypothetical protein), translating to MTIYDRARQTASKLFTKFGQGVVSLQRDVPGEGGDAWNPPVAVPVNYGLNATVSGVTARYVDGTLVTASDLMLRCAVPEVEPLITDRIVIDGTPRVIMKIQPLPAAGTPAAYLIFVKG from the coding sequence ATGACGATCTACGATCGGGCGCGCCAGACCGCGTCGAAGCTCTTCACCAAGTTCGGCCAGGGCGTCGTCAGCCTGCAGCGCGACGTGCCGGGCGAGGGCGGCGACGCCTGGAACCCGCCCGTTGCGGTCCCGGTCAACTACGGCCTCAATGCCACGGTCAGCGGCGTGACGGCGCGCTATGTGGACGGAACGCTGGTCACGGCGAGCGACCTGATGCTCCGCTGCGCGGTGCCCGAGGTCGAGCCCCTCATCACGGACCGGATCGTGATCGACGGCACGCCGCGGGTCATCATGAAGATCCAACCCCTCCCCGCAGCCGGCACGCCGGCGGCCTACCTCATCTTCGTGAAGGGCTGA
- a CDS encoding hypothetical protein (KEGG: mes:Meso_1226 hypothetical protein), whose amino-acid sequence MAISHPEAQIADALIWHLSQLVLTPARPISYPGMIFSPTVGVPYLAATHLPNTTGATGLAFDSDREFRGLFQVSVFWPARKGIIEPFDLAGALAVHFASGTRILRHGRVVEVNRPPTVAPAIEQPDWVQVPVTIRWRCVAP is encoded by the coding sequence ATGGCCATTTCACATCCTGAGGCCCAGATCGCCGACGCTCTGATCTGGCACCTGTCGCAGCTCGTGCTGACGCCGGCCCGCCCGATCTCCTATCCCGGCATGATCTTCTCGCCGACCGTGGGCGTGCCCTACCTGGCCGCCACGCACCTGCCCAACACGACTGGGGCGACGGGCCTTGCCTTCGACTCCGACCGTGAGTTTCGCGGCCTCTTCCAGGTTTCGGTCTTCTGGCCGGCGAGGAAGGGGATCATCGAGCCCTTCGACCTTGCAGGCGCTTTGGCAGTCCATTTCGCCAGCGGCACGCGGATCCTGCGGCACGGTCGCGTCGTCGAGGTGAACCGCCCGCCCACGGTCGCGCCGGCAATCGAACAGCCGGATTGGGTGCAGGTGCCGGTCACCATCCGTTGGCGCTGCGTCGCGCCTTGA
- a CDS encoding conserved hypothetical protein (KEGG: mlo:mlr8018 hypothetical protein): MPANPGEVEVTLDGKAFVLRSTLRAAKEVSASAGGFIGAYQRLAAFDFSTYVAIVAAGLGKRSSDVEDAVYATGIAPLSAPLSRFVQLLANGGKEPEEPKGLDDEEGTSSGEA, translated from the coding sequence ATGCCGGCGAACCCGGGCGAAGTCGAGGTCACCCTCGACGGAAAAGCATTTGTTCTGCGGTCCACATTGAGGGCCGCCAAGGAGGTCAGCGCTTCGGCGGGAGGCTTCATCGGAGCCTACCAGCGCCTGGCCGCCTTCGACTTCTCGACCTATGTCGCGATCGTCGCGGCCGGCCTCGGCAAGAGATCTTCCGACGTGGAGGATGCGGTCTACGCAACTGGCATCGCCCCGCTTTCGGCTCCGCTCTCGCGCTTCGTTCAGCTCCTCGCGAACGGCGGTAAGGAGCCCGAGGAGCCGAAGGGGCTCGATGACGAGGAGGGCACCTCTTCGGGGGAAGCCTGA
- a CDS encoding conserved hypothetical protein (KEGG: rsh:Rsph17029_0280 hypothetical protein): MSIYGISGSKIYIGGAKEPANGADMIATDFTSQTWTEITPVESIGALGDSAEVSSFNAIGIGRTLKRKGVANAGSMQVVMGCDYADAGQLALRAAAIAKGAYAFKIEFADKPATGASPKNSLRYFTALVMSASEQLDDANGTLKLNSTLEINSNVVVVHASAT; encoded by the coding sequence ATGTCTATCTATGGGATCAGCGGATCGAAGATCTACATCGGCGGCGCCAAGGAGCCGGCCAACGGCGCGGACATGATCGCTACCGACTTCACGTCGCAGACCTGGACGGAAATCACGCCCGTCGAAAGCATCGGCGCCCTGGGCGATTCCGCGGAGGTCTCCTCGTTCAATGCCATCGGCATCGGCCGGACCCTGAAACGGAAGGGTGTTGCGAATGCCGGCTCCATGCAGGTGGTCATGGGTTGCGACTATGCCGACGCCGGCCAGCTCGCGCTCCGCGCGGCTGCTATTGCGAAGGGCGCCTATGCCTTCAAGATCGAATTCGCCGACAAGCCGGCGACGGGCGCCTCGCCCAAGAACTCGCTTCGCTATTTCACCGCCTTGGTGATGAGCGCGTCGGAGCAGCTCGACGACGCCAACGGCACCCTCAAGCTCAATTCGACGCTGGAGATCAACTCCAACGTGGTGGTGGTCCACGCCTCGGCGACCTGA
- a CDS encoding hypothetical protein (KEGG: nwi:Nwi_0797 phage-related minor tail protein) produces MADDIARLGLAIDSGPAAKASQELDKLANSSKRAQAANDDLATAAQAAGRGIDQITRETKGARAALEQAATAARSVEAAAVALGRNAIAPTVAYVRAIDQVNNALRVQQQINRTVGVRPLADTAGRASDIAAFGDALDDLRAKFNPLFAAERQHRETIGEIAEAARVGAISEKERADAITRTTAVYEAQVAQIRKLEGALYNQAAAAKAAAQAAVSRQTVMPDRGADVAAYGSELDRLRAKYNPLYAAGQQYRQTLLEISEAAKVGAISERERVAALDRTKTAFAQHVVSLNGVAKGAGLAGYQMMNLSRQMNDVATMALMGASPFQIITSQAGQVYQVLQEGQGGVTGSLKYLGERLMGLVTPARAVVAGLAGIGIAAGLAYSSYLDGQYQLQRSLQGLGGSTNATVSQLEAIAEAGAAASKISVSASRDLTAAFASTGKIGKETYTGLIEVTTRYAALTQKDLAEAGADLASAFADPAKGAQDLDQKLNFLNVETLRYIRNLADTNQKAQAQKILLDELTKALPSATTYVTALGRAWQGVAGFADGAYVAMGKAINSLFEGPDLDAQIKALEKLVADQRIAAAGPSGRASGVAAASLQVNEQKLAELYKKQADEKTRAVKKQDELAAKAAQIIAQERDPRIDELANLTKQASALQAAIDKGTGNTQLYRETLEGVNNQIQALTGNDGQLLSVAEKLRREREMELAVIRAATPTQRAEAQAALDAYRAKERGATNAAAAAEAEDGKIKALAQVYAGMSQAARQRVQAAQEAIAQQQLETQLIGKTAEETALLRANFQTYWELRKEAAQNGTAFNEAEYEALKKKNEEIARSVGLSAQLKVLNDAAFERDQIGRSTGDQQIASTLRSAGLAVDLNSPTAQVLRLNQALSETKSLSESALTGFLSDIRSGTSLSDAFTNAVNKFYNKLMEMAANQAISSLFAGLTGGSSGSGLLGAIASVLTGFGGAVSGSGGIGHAAAGGSIYGPGTGTSDSIPVMLSNGEFVVRAEQAQKFRPLLEGINDNRIPHFAGGGMVGGALGMRMSMDRVRRPDFGAFSGGPSVSVTTPPTQVTFHGAPAGTRAEERDDGNGGRRLDVFFDEQVASTMRKRGSRTEQAMGGYGVRPSLVRR; encoded by the coding sequence ATGGCCGACGATATCGCCCGCCTCGGGCTTGCGATCGATTCCGGGCCGGCGGCCAAGGCCTCCCAGGAGCTGGACAAGCTCGCCAACTCGTCGAAACGGGCCCAGGCGGCGAACGATGACCTCGCCACTGCTGCGCAAGCGGCCGGCCGCGGTATCGACCAGATCACGCGGGAGACGAAGGGCGCGCGGGCCGCGCTTGAACAGGCCGCCACGGCGGCACGGTCCGTCGAAGCGGCCGCGGTGGCGCTCGGCCGCAACGCGATTGCCCCGACCGTGGCCTATGTCCGGGCGATCGACCAGGTCAACAATGCGCTGCGCGTCCAGCAGCAGATCAATCGAACCGTGGGTGTCAGGCCCCTGGCTGATACGGCCGGCCGGGCCTCGGACATCGCGGCCTTCGGTGATGCACTCGATGACCTGCGGGCGAAATTCAACCCGCTGTTCGCGGCGGAGCGCCAGCACCGCGAGACCATTGGGGAGATTGCGGAAGCCGCGCGCGTCGGCGCGATCTCGGAGAAGGAGCGGGCGGACGCGATCACCCGGACGACGGCGGTCTATGAGGCCCAGGTCGCCCAGATCCGCAAGCTTGAAGGCGCGTTGTACAATCAGGCGGCAGCGGCCAAGGCCGCGGCGCAGGCGGCCGTGTCGCGCCAGACCGTCATGCCCGACCGTGGGGCCGATGTTGCAGCCTATGGCTCTGAACTCGATCGGCTGCGCGCCAAGTACAATCCGCTCTATGCCGCCGGCCAGCAGTACCGCCAAACCCTGTTGGAGATCAGTGAAGCGGCGAAGGTGGGCGCGATCAGCGAGCGCGAACGCGTAGCAGCGTTGGACCGGACGAAGACGGCATTCGCGCAACACGTCGTGAGCCTGAATGGAGTGGCTAAAGGGGCTGGGCTTGCCGGCTACCAGATGATGAATCTGTCTCGGCAGATGAACGACGTCGCCACCATGGCGCTCATGGGCGCCTCGCCGTTCCAAATCATCACGTCGCAGGCCGGACAGGTCTACCAGGTGCTGCAGGAGGGGCAGGGCGGCGTTACCGGGTCGCTGAAGTACCTCGGCGAGCGGCTCATGGGGCTGGTGACGCCGGCCCGTGCTGTCGTCGCCGGCCTGGCCGGTATCGGAATTGCGGCTGGCTTGGCCTATTCGAGCTATCTCGACGGTCAGTACCAGCTCCAGAGGTCGCTTCAGGGTCTCGGTGGCTCCACGAATGCGACAGTCTCGCAGCTTGAGGCGATCGCCGAAGCGGGAGCCGCGGCGAGCAAGATCTCAGTGAGTGCTTCCCGCGACCTCACCGCGGCTTTCGCTTCGACCGGCAAGATCGGGAAGGAGACCTATACTGGCCTGATCGAGGTAACGACGCGCTATGCCGCACTCACCCAGAAGGACCTCGCTGAGGCTGGAGCGGACTTGGCATCTGCATTCGCCGATCCGGCAAAGGGCGCGCAGGACCTAGACCAGAAGCTCAACTTTTTGAACGTCGAGACCCTCCGGTACATTCGCAACCTGGCTGACACAAACCAGAAGGCACAGGCCCAGAAGATCCTACTGGATGAACTCACCAAGGCGCTTCCGAGTGCGACGACCTATGTGACCGCGCTCGGCCGTGCGTGGCAGGGTGTCGCCGGTTTCGCCGATGGCGCTTATGTCGCCATGGGTAAGGCCATCAATTCCCTGTTCGAGGGACCGGACCTCGATGCGCAGATCAAGGCGCTTGAGAAGCTGGTCGCTGACCAGCGCATTGCCGCAGCGGGTCCTAGCGGGCGCGCCTCCGGAGTGGCAGCAGCCTCGCTGCAGGTGAACGAGCAGAAGCTGGCGGAACTCTACAAGAAGCAGGCCGACGAGAAGACGCGCGCAGTAAAGAAGCAGGATGAGCTTGCTGCCAAGGCTGCGCAGATCATCGCCCAGGAGCGCGACCCGCGCATCGATGAATTGGCGAACCTGACGAAACAGGCATCGGCCCTGCAGGCGGCCATCGACAAGGGAACCGGCAACACCCAGCTCTATCGCGAAACCTTGGAGGGGGTGAACAACCAAATCCAGGCGCTCACTGGGAACGACGGGCAACTGCTTTCCGTCGCTGAAAAGCTGCGCCGAGAGCGCGAGATGGAGCTGGCGGTCATCCGGGCCGCGACGCCGACCCAGCGCGCAGAAGCTCAGGCAGCATTGGACGCCTATCGCGCGAAGGAGCGCGGCGCGACCAACGCGGCGGCTGCGGCCGAAGCCGAGGACGGCAAGATCAAGGCGCTGGCGCAGGTCTATGCCGGTATGTCCCAGGCTGCGCGTCAGCGCGTGCAGGCAGCGCAGGAGGCCATCGCCCAGCAGCAGCTTGAAACCCAGCTCATCGGAAAGACGGCCGAAGAGACGGCCCTGCTGCGGGCGAACTTCCAGACCTATTGGGAACTCCGGAAGGAGGCCGCACAGAACGGGACAGCGTTCAATGAGGCCGAATATGAGGCATTGAAGAAGAAGAACGAGGAGATCGCGCGCTCTGTTGGTCTAAGCGCCCAGCTGAAAGTGCTCAACGACGCGGCCTTCGAGCGCGACCAAATTGGTCGATCGACCGGCGACCAGCAGATCGCATCTACCCTGCGCTCGGCGGGGCTGGCCGTTGATTTGAACTCGCCGACCGCGCAGGTCCTGCGCCTCAACCAAGCCTTGAGCGAGACCAAGAGCCTTTCGGAAAGCGCCCTGACGGGGTTCCTCTCGGATATTCGCAGCGGTACCAGCCTATCCGATGCGTTCACGAACGCCGTGAACAAGTTTTACAACAAGCTGATGGAAATGGCCGCGAACCAAGCGATATCCAGCCTCTTCGCTGGGTTGACCGGCGGGTCGTCCGGCAGCGGTTTGCTCGGTGCGATCGCTTCCGTGCTTACCGGCTTCGGTGGCGCAGTCTCCGGCTCGGGAGGGATCGGGCATGCTGCGGCGGGTGGTTCGATTTATGGTCCTGGCACCGGCACATCGGACAGCATCCCGGTCATGCTCTCAAATGGGGAATTCGTTGTCCGAGCGGAGCAGGCACAGAAGTTCCGCCCCCTTCTGGAGGGGATCAATGACAATCGCATCCCGCATTTTGCCGGCGGGGGAATGGTTGGGGGTGCGCTCGGCATGCGGATGTCGATGGACCGGGTGAGGCGGCCTGACTTCGGTGCATTCTCTGGCGGTCCATCGGTAAGCGTCACCACCCCGCCGACGCAGGTCACGTTCCACGGCGCGCCCGCCGGAACGCGGGCCGAAGAACGGGACGACGGAAACGGCGGGCGCCGTCTCGACGTGTTCTTCGACGAGCAGGTGGCATCCACCATGCGCAAGCGCGGCTCGCGGACCGAGCAGGCCATGGGCGGCTATGGCGTGCGGCCATCTCTGGTGCGGCGATGA
- a CDS encoding hypothetical protein (KEGG: bra:BRADO3643 hypothetical protein), which yields MTVAFWPTDLPQRVLVEGYSEGVGDGRLRQAMDAGPPKMRRRSSAATRPVRARLWVDFDGMARLKRFWAEGVAGGSLPFLFPDQTVDGLALLTDDSSQLLTESGAPLIITSWWLVMFGQEGLAFDAQGPALFGASFGLDILP from the coding sequence ATGACGGTCGCGTTCTGGCCCACTGATCTGCCCCAGCGCGTCCTGGTGGAGGGCTATTCCGAGGGCGTCGGGGATGGGCGTCTCCGCCAGGCTATGGATGCCGGACCACCGAAGATGCGCCGTCGTTCTTCGGCTGCGACGCGCCCTGTCCGCGCCCGCCTGTGGGTCGACTTTGACGGGATGGCGCGGCTCAAGCGGTTCTGGGCTGAGGGCGTTGCCGGCGGGTCTCTGCCCTTCTTGTTCCCGGACCAGACCGTGGACGGGCTGGCTTTGCTGACGGACGATAGCTCCCAGCTGCTAACGGAGAGCGGAGCGCCTCTCATCATCACCTCCTGGTGGCTGGTGATGTTCGGGCAGGAGGGTCTCGCCTTTGATGCGCAAGGCCCTGCGTTGTTCGGTGCTTCCTTCGGCCTGGACATCCTGCCGTGA
- a CDS encoding conserved hypothetical protein (KEGG: bra:BRADO3644 hypothetical protein) has protein sequence MRSLSLTLRQALTGQATDVVPVVLATITHPMLDEPVRLSTDPTQRLSVDPLQYGTVSRGETYLFALIRAAWPDDKQDEAPASQLVFENVAADQVALVRKMRGPATVLLEIVTSAAPDHVEAPFDGLLTVDVSYDANQITLTLSREAYMSEPWPCDRMTKDRFPGLF, from the coding sequence GTGAGGTCGCTGTCGCTCACACTTCGGCAGGCGCTGACGGGGCAGGCGACGGACGTGGTGCCGGTGGTGCTCGCCACCATCACCCATCCGATGCTTGATGAGCCGGTGCGGTTGTCCACGGACCCGACGCAGCGGCTTTCTGTGGACCCGCTGCAATACGGCACCGTGAGCCGGGGCGAGACCTATCTGTTTGCCCTCATACGGGCGGCATGGCCCGACGACAAGCAGGACGAGGCGCCGGCCTCGCAACTGGTGTTCGAGAACGTGGCCGCCGATCAGGTGGCGCTGGTACGCAAGATGCGCGGCCCGGCCACGGTGCTGTTGGAAATCGTCACGTCCGCCGCGCCCGACCATGTGGAGGCGCCCTTCGACGGGCTGCTCACGGTCGATGTGAGCTACGACGCCAACCAGATCACGCTCACGCTGTCCCGTGAGGCCTACATGAGCGAGCCGTGGCCCTGCGACCGCATGACCAAGGATCGCTTTCCGGGGTTGTTCTGA
- a CDS encoding NLP/P60 protein (PFAM: NLP/P60 protein~KEGG: dvu:DVU2154 tail assembly protein, putative): MHWSGGYLGLPFVALGRDRVGLDCYGLVRLVLAEERGVALPSLTEAYASMEERAEIAAALSGISAQSPWTPVARGSEQPFDIAMFSVFGRPLHLGIVVQPGLMLHVSDGHDSRIEDYRGAVWSRRLIAIYRHEALCPSS; the protein is encoded by the coding sequence ATGCACTGGTCCGGGGGCTATCTCGGTCTGCCATTCGTGGCGCTCGGCCGGGATCGGGTCGGCCTCGACTGCTATGGGCTGGTGCGCCTGGTACTCGCCGAAGAGCGGGGTGTCGCGCTGCCCAGCCTCACCGAGGCCTATGCCTCGATGGAGGAGCGGGCGGAGATCGCGGCGGCCCTATCCGGCATCAGCGCGCAGAGCCCGTGGACGCCCGTCGCGCGCGGGAGCGAACAGCCATTCGACATTGCCATGTTCTCGGTCTTCGGCCGCCCGCTCCATCTCGGGATCGTGGTGCAGCCCGGCTTGATGCTCCACGTCTCGGACGGCCACGACAGCCGGATCGAGGACTATCGCGGCGCCGTCTGGTCGCGCCGTCTGATCGCCATCTATCGCCATGAGGCCCTATGTCCATCATCGTGA
- a CDS encoding conserved hypothetical protein (KEGG: bra:BRADO3646 hypothetical protein; putative tail fiber protein fragment), translating to MSIIVMQRLDPADRLSMTAPAGASLAEIVGLALPTAPVEHVRVLIGGHVIERANWHVVRPKPGAEVLVRLLPGNSGALRAVLTIAVAIAAITISGGLLGPLAPGLLAAGTLGASLAGAATLAVGTLLINALVPVRKEQAASGDTSPTYSISGMQNSLNPDGTVPRLLGEMRWAPVYAAKPYTEASGNDRYIIALFNCGYGPLELPTSEMRIGTTPISQYDGVTVEVREGYATDSPVTIYPNQVSEDAISIQLLYNEAHVQVTAPDVDRASIDIAFAQGLYAVSKGSTTAKYTWGVNFQLRYRKVGAVAWTSTGFNISDNHVQPLLRTYYFSFPERGQYEVEVKRVDINYDDFTADPNFAYTTRSDWVALRGYRPEYPLNFGKPLALVAVKIKATDQLNGTLDSFSVLGRSVLPDWDRASGAWIARATRNPASHFRHVLTGNATTYPVSTDEMEAIEDWHEWCALKGLTYDRVHDAAGSMAEVLADIAAAGRASPQDRGGRWGVVIDRIMDVVRGHISPRNSWGFSGRRPLARLPDAFRIKFRDETNDYEEAQRVVPLPGFYGEPGVVEDLALPGITDPDLIYREARRRGYELLHRPDTYEVQMDWEHLANTRGDLVRLSHDVLDRTQVSARVRTVSGFTVTLDEVVTMEAGKAYACRFRAEDGTSILRSVHTVPGETRAISLTGAGPMPAPGDLAMFGHAAEESLECIVKGVEIGDDLTAKLILIDHAPQIEVETDAETPPAWSGRVGAEAGVSLITPAVPVIFEVLSGSIIGG from the coding sequence ATGTCCATCATCGTGATGCAGCGCCTGGACCCGGCCGACCGTCTGTCGATGACGGCGCCGGCCGGGGCGAGCCTCGCCGAGATCGTGGGCCTGGCGCTGCCCACCGCGCCGGTGGAACATGTGCGGGTTCTGATCGGCGGCCATGTGATCGAGCGGGCCAACTGGCACGTGGTGCGCCCCAAGCCCGGCGCCGAGGTGCTGGTGCGCCTGCTGCCCGGCAACTCGGGCGCGCTGCGGGCGGTGCTCACCATCGCGGTGGCCATCGCCGCCATCACGATCAGCGGCGGCCTGCTGGGGCCGCTCGCTCCCGGACTGCTCGCCGCCGGCACCCTTGGTGCCAGCCTTGCCGGTGCGGCGACGCTGGCAGTGGGCACGCTGCTGATCAACGCGCTGGTTCCGGTTCGGAAGGAACAGGCGGCCAGCGGCGACACCAGCCCGACCTATTCGATTTCCGGGATGCAAAATTCGCTCAACCCGGACGGCACCGTGCCGCGCCTTCTCGGCGAAATGCGCTGGGCGCCGGTCTATGCCGCCAAGCCCTACACGGAGGCGAGCGGGAACGACCGCTATATCATCGCCTTGTTCAACTGCGGCTACGGTCCCCTGGAGTTGCCGACCTCAGAGATGCGCATCGGCACCACGCCCATATCCCAATATGACGGTGTGACGGTCGAGGTGCGCGAGGGCTATGCCACCGACAGCCCGGTGACGATCTACCCCAACCAGGTGTCCGAGGACGCCATCTCGATCCAGCTCCTCTACAATGAGGCGCATGTGCAGGTGACCGCGCCGGACGTGGACCGCGCCTCCATCGACATTGCCTTTGCCCAGGGCCTTTATGCGGTCAGCAAGGGCAGCACGACAGCCAAATATACCTGGGGTGTCAATTTCCAGCTGCGCTATCGCAAGGTCGGTGCCGTTGCGTGGACATCTACGGGCTTCAACATCAGCGACAATCATGTGCAGCCGCTGTTGCGCACATACTATTTCAGCTTTCCGGAGCGGGGGCAGTATGAAGTCGAGGTGAAGCGGGTGGACATCAACTATGATGATTTCACCGCCGATCCCAACTTTGCTTACACCACCCGCTCGGATTGGGTCGCTCTGCGCGGATACCGGCCGGAATACCCGCTTAATTTTGGTAAGCCGCTCGCGCTCGTGGCCGTCAAGATCAAGGCGACGGACCAGCTGAACGGCACCCTCGACAGCTTTTCGGTGCTCGGGCGCAGCGTGCTCCCGGACTGGGATCGCGCGAGCGGGGCGTGGATCGCGCGGGCGACCCGCAATCCCGCCAGCCATTTCCGCCACGTGCTCACCGGCAACGCGACGACCTATCCGGTCTCGACGGATGAGATGGAGGCAATCGAGGACTGGCACGAGTGGTGCGCGCTCAAGGGTCTCACCTATGACCGGGTCCACGACGCGGCAGGGTCCATGGCGGAGGTGCTGGCCGACATCGCCGCGGCGGGCCGGGCCTCGCCGCAGGACCGGGGCGGCCGGTGGGGCGTTGTGATCGACCGCATCATGGATGTGGTGCGCGGCCATATCTCGCCCCGCAACTCGTGGGGGTTCTCCGGCCGGCGCCCGCTGGCGCGCCTGCCCGATGCCTTCCGGATCAAGTTCCGGGATGAGACCAACGATTACGAGGAAGCCCAGCGTGTGGTGCCGCTGCCCGGCTTTTACGGCGAACCGGGGGTGGTGGAGGATTTGGCGCTGCCGGGCATCACGGATCCGGACCTGATCTATCGCGAGGCGCGCCGCCGCGGCTACGAACTGCTGCACCGCCCCGACACCTATGAGGTGCAGATGGATTGGGAGCACCTCGCCAACACCCGCGGCGACCTGGTGCGGCTCTCCCATGACGTGCTGGACCGCACGCAGGTCTCGGCGCGGGTGCGCACCGTCAGCGGCTTCACCGTGACCCTCGACGAGGTCGTCACCATGGAGGCGGGCAAGGCCTATGCCTGCCGCTTCCGGGCGGAGGATGGCACATCGATCCTGCGCAGCGTGCACACCGTTCCCGGTGAGACGCGAGCCATCTCGCTGACCGGCGCCGGCCCCATGCCCGCGCCGGGCGACCTCGCCATGTTCGGGCATGCGGCCGAGGAATCGCTGGAGTGCATCGTGAAGGGGGTGGAGATCGGCGACGACCTCACCGCCAAGCTGATCCTCATCGACCACGCGCCGCAGATCGAGGTCGAGACGGATGCAGAGACGCCGCCGGCCTGGAGCGGGCGCGTCGGCGCCGAGGCCGGCGTGAGCCTGATCACCCCGGCCGTGCCGGTGATCTTCGAGGTGCTCTCGGGCTCGATCATCGGCGGATAG
- a CDS encoding conserved hypothetical protein (KEGG: bbt:BBta_5780 hypothetical protein), which translates to MATFVKFNSFVEAVMKEKHNFGTDTLKVMLTNTSPSPSNAVKADITEIAAGNGYPAGGLAITTTSAVQTSGVFKLVLVDSTFMASGGSFAAARWAVVYNDSAPSKELISYFDYGSSFTLPDGEPLVVDYNESAGFFTLA; encoded by the coding sequence ATGGCAACATTCGTAAAATTCAACAGCTTTGTCGAAGCTGTGATGAAGGAAAAGCATAACTTTGGAACGGATACGCTCAAGGTCATGCTGACCAACACGTCGCCGTCGCCATCGAATGCCGTCAAGGCGGATATCACCGAGATCGCGGCAGGCAATGGATACCCTGCCGGCGGATTAGCCATCACGACGACTTCGGCGGTTCAGACCAGTGGCGTTTTCAAGCTGGTGCTGGTGGATTCGACCTTCATGGCTTCCGGCGGGTCGTTTGCGGCGGCGCGCTGGGCAGTTGTTTACAACGACAGCGCACCCAGCAAGGAATTGATCTCCTATTTCGACTACGGATCGTCGTTCACTCTTCCGGATGGCGAGCCCTTGGTAGTCGATTACAACGAGTCCGCTGGCTTCTTCACTCTGGCCTGA